A single window of Triplophysa dalaica isolate WHDGS20190420 chromosome 14, ASM1584641v1, whole genome shotgun sequence DNA harbors:
- the LOC130435598 gene encoding LOW QUALITY PROTEIN: extracellular calcium-sensing receptor-like (The sequence of the model RefSeq protein was modified relative to this genomic sequence to represent the inferred CDS: inserted 1 base in 1 codon) translates to MAKRTVSPLLLLLYGACVTATPQVCRRLSHPVLPLLSDERDINIGVVFSLHRSVVLKTHPFLYEPEPTKCISFNLREFKFAQTLIFAIEEINNSTQLLPGVILGYTIYDSCGSVSQTVLSSMALMNGYEETLHEESCSKPPFVYAIVGESGSSPTIGMASLVGPFSIPVVSHFATCACLNDRKRFPTFYRTIPSDYYQSKALAQLVKHFGWTWVGTVRSRSDYGNSGNAAFEKIAEKEGICIEYSEAIFRTDSEEQFLKTLEVIKKATARVVVAFISFGDFVPLLKLIAQQNITGLQWVGSESWITSRVITDTKEFSFLTGAVGFAVANTKLDGLREFLVTVHPDQAPKNDLLKEFWETVFQCSLRNTDIGIRVCTGSESLTELQNEYTDVSELRIASKVYTAVYAIAHALHNLINDVKTSTNISKGDLLTPQKVLEYIRDVNFTVKTGEKIFFDASGDPVAKYDLVNWQPAEDGSLQFKLVGVYDSSLPSEKLLQVDQEIMVWAENSRQVPVPVCSKSCPPGTXKAVQKGRPVCCYDCIPCADGEISNSTDSSDCLPCDLEYWSNENKDRCVLKVIEFLSYTEIMGIVLSTCSFFGALFTSIISFLFYLHKETPIVRANNSELSFLLLFSLTLCFLCSFTFIGRPTEWSCMLRHTAFGITFVLSVSCVLGKTIVVLMAFKAKLPGSNVMKWFGPVQQRLSVVCLTLIQVLICVLWLTISPPFPHKNMNYYREKIILECHVGSEVGFWAVLGYIGLLSIMCFVLAFLARKLPDNFNEAKFITFSMLIFCAVWITFIPAYVSSPGKYTVAMEIFAILASSFGLLFCIFAPKCYIILLKPEQNTKKNMMGKPLS, encoded by the exons ATGGCAAAGCGGACAGTGTCACCTCTGCTTCTGCTGTTATATGGAGCTTGTGTCACAGCCACACCACAAGTCTGCAGAAGGCTGAGCCATCCAGTCCTGCCACTACTTTCTGATGAAAGAGACATCAACATTGGGGTAGTTTTCTCACTCCACAGAAGTGTTGTGTTAAAGACACATCCTTTCCTTTATGAACCAGAACCAACCAAATGCATCAG CTTCAATTTACGTGAGTTTAAATTTGCTCAGACTCTGATTTTTGCCATAGAGGAGATTAATAACAGCACACAACTGTTACCTGGTGTCATTTTGGGCTATACAATATATGATTCCTGTGGCTCTGTATCTCAGACTGTATTATCAAGCATGGCTTTAATGAATGGCTATGAAGAGACTTTGCATGAGGAGTCCTGTTCTAAACCACCATTTGTTTATGCTATTGTTGGAGAATCAGGATCTTCTCCCACTATTGGTATGGCCTCTTTAGTGGGACCATTCAGCATCCCTGTT GTCAGTCATTTTGCCACATGTGCATGCCTGAATGACAGAAAACGGTTCCCGACCTTCTACAGAACAATACCCAGTGATTATTACCAAAGCAAAGCGCTGGCTCAGCTTGTCAAACACTTCGGCTGGACTTGGGTTGGAACTGTGAGGAGTCGCTCTGATTATGGCAACAGTGGAAATGCAGCATTTGAAAAGATAGCAGAAAAAGAGGGGATTTGTATTGAATACTCAGAGGCCATATTTAGAACTGATTCAGAAGAGCAGTTCCTGAAGACACTGGAAGTTATTAAAAAAGCCACAGCCAGGGTGGTGGTGGCTTTTATCTCATTTGGTGATTTTGTTCCCCTTCTGAAATTAATTGCCCAACAAAACATCACTGGGCTGCAGTGGGTTGGCAGTGAATCCTGGATCACTTCTCGAGTTATAACCGACACAAAAGAATTCAGTTTTCTCACAGGAGCTGTGGGCTTTGCTGTAGCAAACACCAAGCTTGACGGACTGCGAGAGTTTCTAGTGACTGTGCACCCTGATCAAGCACCAAAAAATGACCTTTTGAAGGAATTTTGGGAAACTGTTTTTCAGTGCTCTCTCAGAAACACAGACATTGGCATACGTGTCTGTACTGGCTCAGAAAGCTTAACAGAACtacaaaatgaatatactgATGTATCAGAGCTGCGCATAGCAAGTAAAGTGTACACTGCAGTGTATGCTATCGCTCATGCACTACATAATCTAATAAATGACGTTAAAACTTCCACCAATATCAGCAAAGGAGATCTTCTCACACCACAGAAG GTGTTGGAGTATATACGAGATGTCAATTTCACTGTCAAAACTGGTGAGAAAATCTTTTTTGATGCGAGTGGTGATCCAGTGGCAAAATATGATCTGGTGAACTGGCAGCCTGCTGAAGATGGAAGTCTGCAGTTTAAACTTGTTGGTGTGTATGACAGCTCACTGCCTTCAGAGAAACTCCTTCAGGTTGATCAAGAAATCATGGTATGGGCTGAAAATAGCAGACAG gTGCCTGTGCCTGTGTGCAGTAAGAGTTGTCCTCCAGGCA AGAAGGCTGTACAGAAAGGAAGACCTGTCTGCTGTTATGACTGTATTCCATGTGCAGATGGAGAAATTAGTAACAGCACAG ATTCTAGTGACTGCCTTCCTTGTGATTTGGAGTATTGGTCCAATGAAAACAAAGACAGATGTGTATTAAAAGTTATTGAATTCCTTTCCTATACAGAAATCATGGGGATTGTTCTTTCTACTTGCTCATTTTTTGGAGCATTATTTACATCAATTATATCGTTTCTGTTTTATCTTCATAAAGAAACACCTATTGTGAGAGCCAACAACTCAGAGCTGAGCTTTCTGCTACTCTTCTCATtgactctgtgttttctctgttcatttactttcattggtcGCCCCACTGAGTGGTCCTGTATGTTACGTCACACAGCGTTTGGGATCACTTTCGTCCTCTCTGTCTCCTGTGTTCTGGGTAAAACAATAGTTGTGTTAATGGCCTTTAAGGCCAAACTTCCAGGAAGTAAtgtcatgaaatggtttgggcctGTACAACAGAGACTCAGTGTTGTTTGTCTAACTTTAATACAGGTTCTAATTTGTGTGCTCTGGTTAACAATATCTCCTCCTTTCccacataaaaacatgaactATTACAGAGAAAAGATCATCCTAGAATGTCATGTAGGTTCTGAAGTTGGTTTCTGGGCTGTTCTTGGTTATATTGGTCTGTTATCaatcatgtgttttgttttagcttTTCTGGCGCGGAAGCTGCCTGATAACTTTAATGAAGCTAAATTCATCACATTCAGTATGCTCATATTCTGTGCTGTGTGGATCACATTTATACCAGCTTATGTCAGTTCTCCTGGAAAATATACTGTAGCCATGGAGATATTTGCAATTTTAGCTTCAAGTTTTGGTTTgctattttgcatttttgccCCAAAATGCTACATAATTTTGTTAAAACCGGAGCAAAATACTAAGAAAAATATGATGGGTAAACCCTTATCCTAA